One segment of Microbacterium arborescens DNA contains the following:
- the rraA gene encoding ribonuclease E activity regulator RraA — protein MTTATADLYDERGDELDSLGVQLLDLGGRRAFEGPIRTVRCHRDNALVKQVLATPGDGAVLVVDGGGSLESALVGDLIAASAVENGWAGIVVNGAIRDRAAIASLDLGVKALGSNPRKSGKAGIGEVDVPVTVGGVVFTPGRRLWADADGVLVER, from the coding sequence ATGACGACCGCCACCGCTGATCTCTATGACGAACGCGGCGACGAGCTCGACTCGCTCGGCGTCCAGCTCCTCGACCTCGGCGGCCGGAGAGCCTTCGAGGGCCCGATCCGCACCGTGCGCTGCCATCGCGACAACGCACTCGTGAAACAGGTGCTGGCGACGCCGGGCGACGGCGCGGTGCTCGTCGTCGACGGCGGAGGGTCGCTCGAATCGGCTCTCGTCGGCGATCTGATCGCCGCATCCGCCGTCGAGAACGGGTGGGCGGGCATCGTCGTGAACGGCGCGATCCGCGACCGTGCGGCGATCGCGTCGCTCGACCTCGGTGTCAAGGCGCTCGGCTCGAACCCGCGTAAAAGCGGCAAGGCGGGCATCGGCGAGGTCGATGTGCCGGTCACGGTCGGAGGCGTCGTCTTCACACCCGGCCGGCGCCTCTGGGCCGACGCCGACGGCGTGCTCGTCGAGCGCTGA
- a CDS encoding ABC transporter ATP-binding protein encodes MSDTRSRMRGGRRRTDEGPRARLSQLLPYLFEHKGVLVAVAVLSIVEAVATLGQPLVVGQVIERVQAGDALGILVWALVILVVVSSAIGAFQHYLLQRTGTAVVFSSRRRLIARLLRLPISEFDARRTGDLVSRVGTDTTLLYAVLTQGLADSVGNALIFVGAIVAMLFIDPLLLLLIVIVIGASVAVVVGLSTRIRRATREQQERVGELASGVERAIGSIRTIRAAGATEREEAAVTGSARQAYDAGVRVAKASALVVPVAGIALQLSLLVVLGVGGYRVASGAISIASLVTFVMFLFFLVQPLASFLGAITSVNQALGALGRIQEVLDLPTEDSADPDAAAAVTASGDSDVAIEFREVHFHYPEAVVAARRTASDEALRTLADARVDTSSVTAVTEGAGASESDADAEAVSVPATGAVAAGEGEVLRGVSFRVPRGARVALVGPSGAGKSTTLALIERFYDVTGGAVLVGGTDIRSIPRAELRAQLGYVEQDAPTLAGTIADNLRLAAPEATDAECERVLRAVNLGDVLERSELGLEAPVGEAGVMLSGGERQRLAIARALLAAPPVLLLDESTSSLDGLNEQRMREAIDAVATGRTLVVIAHRLSTVVDSDVIVVLDHGRVVGQGTHSELVATVPLYRDLAKHQLLV; translated from the coding sequence ATGTCCGACACCCGCAGCCGCATGCGCGGCGGACGCCGCCGCACCGATGAGGGGCCCCGAGCCCGGCTCTCGCAGCTGCTCCCCTACCTGTTCGAGCACAAAGGAGTGCTCGTCGCGGTCGCCGTGCTGAGCATCGTCGAGGCTGTCGCCACGCTGGGCCAGCCGCTCGTCGTCGGGCAGGTCATCGAGCGTGTGCAGGCGGGCGACGCGCTCGGCATCCTCGTGTGGGCACTCGTGATCCTCGTCGTCGTCTCATCCGCCATCGGCGCCTTCCAGCACTATCTGCTCCAGCGCACCGGCACGGCGGTGGTGTTCTCCAGCCGCCGCCGTCTCATCGCGCGGCTGCTGCGGCTGCCGATCTCCGAGTTCGACGCCCGGCGCACCGGCGACCTCGTCTCGCGGGTGGGCACCGACACGACCCTGCTCTACGCCGTGCTCACCCAGGGCCTCGCCGACTCCGTCGGCAACGCGTTGATCTTCGTCGGCGCGATCGTCGCGATGCTCTTCATCGACCCCTTGCTCCTGCTGCTCATCGTCATCGTGATCGGAGCCTCCGTCGCCGTCGTCGTGGGCCTGAGCACCCGCATCCGCCGTGCCACACGCGAACAGCAGGAGCGCGTCGGCGAACTGGCCTCGGGCGTCGAACGGGCGATCGGCTCGATCCGCACCATCCGTGCCGCTGGAGCGACCGAGCGCGAGGAAGCAGCCGTCACGGGTTCCGCTCGCCAGGCGTACGACGCGGGGGTGCGGGTCGCGAAGGCATCGGCTCTCGTCGTGCCCGTCGCGGGCATCGCGCTTCAGCTATCACTGCTCGTCGTGCTCGGCGTCGGCGGATACCGCGTGGCCTCGGGCGCCATCTCGATCGCGAGCCTCGTGACGTTCGTGATGTTCCTGTTCTTCCTCGTGCAGCCGCTGGCGTCGTTCCTCGGGGCGATCACCTCGGTCAACCAGGCGCTCGGCGCGCTCGGCCGCATCCAGGAAGTGCTCGATCTGCCCACGGAGGACTCGGCCGACCCGGATGCCGCGGCCGCCGTCACCGCCTCGGGCGACAGCGACGTCGCGATCGAGTTCCGAGAGGTGCACTTCCACTACCCCGAGGCCGTCGTCGCGGCTCGGCGCACCGCGTCGGACGAAGCGCTGCGCACGCTCGCCGACGCGCGCGTCGACACCTCCTCGGTCACCGCGGTGACCGAGGGAGCCGGTGCTTCGGAGAGCGACGCGGATGCCGAAGCGGTCTCCGTCCCGGCAACCGGGGCTGTCGCCGCCGGTGAGGGCGAGGTGCTCCGGGGCGTCAGCTTCCGCGTTCCCCGCGGCGCGCGCGTGGCCCTCGTCGGCCCCTCGGGTGCGGGCAAGTCGACGACCCTCGCCCTGATCGAACGGTTCTACGACGTCACCGGCGGAGCGGTGCTGGTCGGGGGCACCGACATCCGGTCGATCCCCCGCGCCGAACTGCGCGCACAGCTCGGTTACGTCGAGCAGGACGCCCCCACCCTCGCGGGCACGATCGCCGACAATCTGCGGCTGGCCGCCCCCGAGGCCACCGACGCGGAATGCGAACGTGTTCTGCGCGCGGTCAACCTCGGCGACGTGCTCGAGCGCAGCGAGCTGGGGCTCGAGGCTCCGGTCGGCGAAGCGGGTGTCATGCTCTCGGGCGGAGAGCGTCAACGTCTCGCGATCGCGCGCGCCCTGCTGGCGGCTCCCCCGGTCCTCCTGCTGGACGAGTCGACGTCGTCGCTCGACGGACTCAACGAGCAGCGGATGCGCGAGGCCATCGACGCGGTCGCGACGGGACGCACCCTCGTGGTCATCGCGCACCGGCTCTCGACGGTCGTCGACAGCGACGTCATCGTGGTGCTCGACCATGGCCGGGTCGTAGGCCAGGGCACGCACTCCGAGCTCGTCGCCACGGTGCCGCTGTACCGCGATCTCGCGAAGCACCAGCTGCTCGTCTGA
- a CDS encoding sulfurtransferase produces the protein MDRILTTAAELRTAIAAGRYSDGGPVRILDVRWWLDRPDGRPAFRAGHIPGARYADLDTQLAEHGDPAAGRHPLPSRETVQAAVRDWGIDDGDTVVVYDDVANLASGRAWWVLRDAGIADVRVLDGALAAWIDAGFDLEEGDAPAVRPGTAVVSPGALPVLGMDDVLDHARAGLLLDARAGERFRGEVEPMDPRAGHIPGAVSAPTTQNNDESGRFRSVDELRARFAALGAEPGSTVGVYCGSGVSAAHEAIALSLAGYRPVLYPGSWSQWSQHPDRPVATGA, from the coding sequence ATGGATCGCATCCTCACCACTGCCGCTGAACTCCGCACCGCCATCGCGGCGGGCCGCTACTCCGATGGCGGCCCCGTGCGCATCCTCGACGTCCGTTGGTGGCTCGACCGCCCCGACGGACGCCCCGCGTTCCGCGCCGGCCACATCCCCGGCGCGCGCTACGCCGACCTCGACACGCAGCTCGCCGAGCACGGCGACCCGGCTGCCGGGCGGCATCCGCTTCCCTCCCGCGAGACGGTGCAGGCCGCCGTGCGCGACTGGGGAATCGACGACGGCGACACCGTCGTGGTCTACGACGACGTCGCCAACCTCGCGAGCGGCCGAGCGTGGTGGGTGCTGCGGGATGCCGGCATCGCCGACGTCCGGGTGCTCGACGGCGCCCTGGCCGCCTGGATCGACGCGGGATTCGACCTCGAGGAGGGCGACGCGCCAGCCGTGCGTCCGGGCACCGCGGTCGTGTCGCCGGGCGCACTGCCGGTCCTGGGCATGGACGACGTCCTCGACCATGCCCGCGCCGGCCTGCTGCTCGACGCCCGCGCCGGCGAACGGTTCCGCGGCGAGGTCGAGCCGATGGACCCGCGCGCCGGTCATATCCCGGGCGCGGTGTCCGCGCCGACGACGCAGAACAACGACGAGTCGGGGCGGTTCCGCAGCGTCGACGAGCTGCGGGCACGATTCGCCGCGCTCGGCGCGGAGCCCGGCTCGACGGTCGGCGTCTACTGCGGCTCGGGGGTCAGCGCCGCGCACGAGGCCATCGCCCTGAGCCTCGCGGGGTACCGGCCCGTCCTCTACCCCGGCTCGTGGAGTCAGTGGTCGCAGCATCCCGATCGGCCCGTCGCCACCGGCGCCTGA
- a CDS encoding phosphoenolpyruvate carboxykinase (GTP), whose protein sequence is MAIADLFTRPASTGTSAAASAQRRPRTDLGARPATASGPLADVVAWVDEIAALTRPDRVHWVDGSAAENDALLREMVDEGKLIKLNPGWRPGSYLARSHPSDVARTEARTFIASEREEDAGPTNNWVAPDDIRTTITPLFAGSMRGRTMYVVPFSMGAVGGPLSHIGVQVTDSAYAVASIGIMTRVGAAVLDEIADGKPWVKTVHSVGAPLAPGEADVAWPCNDEKYIVHFPDTLEVWSFGSGYGGNAILAKKCFALRIASVIGRDEGWLAEHMLLIRVIDPAGKAYHVAAAFPSACGKTNLAMLRPTIPGWRVETLGDDIAWLRPGSDGRLWAINPEAGFFGVAPGTGESTNVTAVETLWGNTIFTNVALRPDGDVWWEGLTDEAPAELIDWEGKHWTPDSGRPAAHPNSRFTVSAAQCPQIASDWDAAEGVPLDAILFGGRRATNVPLVVEATDWTHGVFIGSTISSERTAAAEGTLGELRRDPFAMLPFCGYNMGDYFAHWLKVGQKLRFDRAPRVFQVNWFRKGADGRFLWPGFGDNSRVIDWIVRRLNGEVDAVESPIGRLPRTDDLNLDGIEVSQRDLDELFAVDTESWLREADLTEEFYDTFGDRLPAALRSELEALRYRLGHRA, encoded by the coding sequence ATGGCCATCGCCGACCTCTTCACCCGTCCCGCCTCAACCGGTACGTCCGCCGCGGCCAGCGCGCAGCGCCGCCCCCGCACCGATCTGGGCGCCCGGCCCGCGACGGCATCCGGACCGCTCGCGGATGTCGTCGCCTGGGTCGACGAGATCGCCGCGCTCACGCGGCCCGATCGGGTGCACTGGGTCGACGGCTCGGCCGCCGAGAACGACGCGCTGCTGCGCGAGATGGTCGACGAGGGCAAGCTCATCAAGCTCAATCCCGGGTGGCGGCCCGGGTCGTACCTCGCCCGATCGCACCCGAGCGACGTCGCTCGCACCGAGGCGCGGACCTTCATCGCGTCCGAGCGCGAGGAGGACGCCGGCCCCACCAACAACTGGGTCGCGCCCGACGACATCCGGACGACGATCACGCCCCTGTTCGCCGGGTCGATGCGCGGGCGCACCATGTACGTCGTGCCGTTCTCGATGGGAGCGGTCGGCGGCCCGCTCTCGCACATCGGCGTGCAGGTCACCGACAGCGCCTACGCGGTGGCATCCATCGGCATCATGACCCGCGTCGGTGCGGCCGTGCTCGACGAGATCGCCGACGGCAAGCCCTGGGTCAAGACCGTCCACTCGGTCGGTGCGCCGCTGGCACCCGGCGAGGCGGATGTCGCGTGGCCGTGCAACGACGAGAAATACATCGTCCACTTCCCCGACACTCTCGAGGTGTGGTCGTTCGGGTCGGGCTACGGCGGCAACGCCATCCTGGCCAAGAAGTGCTTCGCGCTGCGCATCGCGTCGGTGATCGGCCGCGACGAGGGCTGGCTCGCCGAGCACATGCTGCTCATCCGGGTCATCGACCCGGCCGGCAAGGCCTACCACGTGGCCGCGGCGTTCCCCTCGGCCTGCGGCAAGACGAACCTCGCGATGCTGCGTCCCACGATCCCCGGATGGCGGGTCGAGACGCTCGGCGACGACATCGCCTGGCTGCGTCCGGGATCCGACGGCCGGCTGTGGGCGATCAACCCCGAGGCGGGCTTCTTCGGCGTCGCCCCGGGCACCGGGGAATCGACGAACGTCACGGCGGTCGAGACGCTGTGGGGCAACACGATCTTCACGAACGTGGCGCTGCGTCCCGACGGCGACGTCTGGTGGGAGGGACTCACCGACGAGGCGCCCGCCGAGCTCATCGATTGGGAGGGCAAGCACTGGACGCCCGACTCGGGCCGGCCGGCCGCGCACCCCAACTCGCGCTTCACCGTCAGCGCCGCTCAGTGCCCCCAGATCGCGTCGGATTGGGATGCCGCCGAGGGCGTGCCGCTCGACGCCATCCTCTTCGGCGGCCGCCGGGCGACGAATGTCCCGCTCGTCGTCGAGGCGACCGACTGGACGCACGGCGTCTTCATCGGCTCGACCATCTCGTCGGAGCGCACGGCGGCGGCTGAGGGGACGCTCGGGGAGCTGCGCCGCGACCCCTTCGCGATGCTGCCGTTCTGCGGTTACAACATGGGCGACTACTTCGCGCACTGGCTCAAGGTCGGGCAGAAGCTGCGCTTCGACCGGGCTCCGCGCGTGTTCCAGGTGAACTGGTTCCGCAAGGGCGCGGACGGGCGGTTCCTGTGGCCCGGCTTCGGTGACAACTCGCGGGTCATCGACTGGATCGTCCGCCGCCTGAACGGTGAGGTCGACGCCGTCGAAAGCCCGATCGGCCGTCTGCCGCGCACCGATGACCTCAACCTCGACGGCATCGAGGTGTCCCAGCGTGATCTCGACGAGCTGTTCGCGGTCGACACGGAGTCGTGGCTGCGCGAGGCCGACCTCACCGAGGAGTTCTACGACACCTTCGGCGACCGGCTGCCCGCGGCACTGCGCTCCGAGCTCGAGGCCCTGCGCTACCGCCTCGGCCACCGCGCCTGA